Proteins encoded by one window of Ovis canadensis isolate MfBH-ARS-UI-01 breed Bighorn chromosome 14, ARS-UI_OviCan_v2, whole genome shotgun sequence:
- the EPN1 gene encoding epsin-1 isoform X2: protein MSTSSLRRQVKNIVHNYSEAEIKVREATSNDPWGPSSSLMSEIADLTYNVVAFSEIMSMIWKRLNDHGKNWRHVYKAMTLMEYLIKTGSERVSQQCKENMYAVQTLKDFQYVDRDGKDQGVNVREKARQLVALLRDEDRLREERAHALKTKEKLAQTATASSAAVGSGPPPEAEQAWPQSSGEEELQLQLALAMSKEEADQEERIRRGDDLRLQMAIEESKRETAGQEESSLMDLADVFTAPAAAPATDPWGAPVSMAAALPTAAPASDPWGGPPVPQAADPWGGPAPTPASGDPWRPAAPAGPPADPWGGTQAPAAGEGPAPDPWGGSDGGAPVSGPLASDPWAPAPAFSDPWGGSPAKPSTNGTAVAGGFDTEADEFSDFDRLRKALPASGSSTGELELLAGEVPARSPGAFDMSGVGGSLAEAVGSPPPAATPTPTPPTRKTPESFLGPNAALVDLDSLVSRPGPAAPGAKASNPFLPSGAPATGPSITNPFQPAPPATLTLNQLRISPVPPVAGAPPTYISPLGGGPGLPPMMPPGPPAPNTNPFLL, encoded by the exons ATGTCGACCTCGTCACTGCGGCGCCAGGTGAAGAACATCGTGCACAACTACTCGGAGGCCGAGATCAAGGTGCGGGAGGCCACGAGCAACGACCCCTGGGGCCCGTCCAGCTCGCTCATGTCCGAGATCGCCGACCTCACCTACAACGTGGTCGCCTTCTCCGAGATCATGAGCATGATCTGGAAGCGGCTCAACGACCACGGCAAGAACTGGCGGCACGTCTACAAG GCCATGACGCTGATGGAGTACCTCATCAAGACGGGCTCGGAGCGCGTGTCACAGCAGTGCAAGGAGAACATGTACGCCGTGCAGACCCTGAAGGACTTCCAGTACGTGGACCGCGATGGCAAGGACCAGGGCGTGAACGTGCGCGAGAAGGCCAGGCAGCTGGTGGCCCTGTTGCGCGACGAGGACCGGCTGCGGGAGGAGCGTGCCCACGCGCTCAAAACCAAGGAGAAGCTGGCGCAGACTGCCACGG CTTCCTCCGCAGCCGTGGGCTCCGGGCCCCCGCCCGAGGCGGAGCAGGCCTGGCCGCAGAGCAGCGGGGAGGaggagctgcagctgcagctggcGCTGGCCATGAGCAAGGAGGAGGCCGACCAG GAGGAGCGGATCCGCCGTGGGGACGACCTGCGGCTGCAGATGGCCATAGAGGAGAGCAAGAGGGAGACCGCGGGCCAGGAGGAG TCATCCCTGATGGATCTTGCTGACGTCTTCACGGCCCCGGCTGCTGCTCCTGCCACTGATCCCTGGGGGGCCCCTGTGTCCATGGCTGCTGCCCTCCCCACGGCTGCCCCTGCTTCGGACCCTTGGGGGGGACCTCCTGTCCCTCAGGCTGCTGATCCTTGGGGGGGTCCAGCCCCTACCCCGGCCTCTGGGGACCCCTGGAGGCCTGCTGCCCCTGCAGGGCCCCCAGCTGACCCTTGGGggggaacccaggcccctgcggCCGGAGAAGGACCAGCACCCGACCCGTGGGGGGGCTCCGATG gtGGGGCCCCAGTTAGCGGACCCCTGGCCTCTGACCCCTGGGCCCCAGCTCCGGCCTTCTCAGACCCCTGGGGGGGATCCCCTGCCAAGCCCAGCACCAATGGCACTGCAG TGGCTGGGGGTTTTGACACGGAGGCTGACGAGTTCTCTGACTTCGACCGCCTGCGCAAGGCCCTGCCGGCCTCTGGGAGCAGCACAG GGGAGCTGGAGCTGCTCGCTGGAGAGGTGCCCGCCCGCAGCCCTGGCGCCTTCGACATGAGCGGGGTCGGGGGCTCTCTGGCTGAGGCTGTGGGGAGCCCCCCGCCCGCGGCCACCCCGACCCCCACGCCGCCCACGCGCAAGACACCCGAGTCTTTTCTGGGCCCCAACGCCGCGCTGGTGGACCTGGACTCGCTGGTGAGCCGGCCGGGCCCCGCGGCGCCCGGGGCCAAGGCTTCTAACCCTTTCTTGCCAAGTG GAGCCCCGGCCACTGGcccttccatcaccaacccctTCCAGCCTGCGCCCCCCGCGACGCTCACCCTGAACCAGCTGCGGATCAGCCCTGTGCCCCCGGTCGCAGGAGCGCCGCCCACGTACATCTCTCCTCTCGGCGGGGGCCCTGGCCTGCCCCCCATGATGCCCCCGGGACCCCCGGCCCCCAACACTAACCCCTTCCTCCTATAA
- the EPN1 gene encoding epsin-1 isoform X1, whose amino-acid sequence MSTSSLRRQVKNIVHNYSEAEIKVREATSNDPWGPSSSLMSEIADLTYNVVAFSEIMSMIWKRLNDHGKNWRHVYKAMTLMEYLIKTGSERVSQQCKENMYAVQTLKDFQYVDRDGKDQGVNVREKARQLVALLRDEDRLREERAHALKTKEKLAQTATASSAAVGSGPPPEAEQAWPQSSGEEELQLQLALAMSKEEADQPPSCGPEDDAQLQLALSLSREEHDKEERIRRGDDLRLQMAIEESKRETAGQEESSLMDLADVFTAPAAAPATDPWGAPVSMAAALPTAAPASDPWGGPPVPQAADPWGGPAPTPASGDPWRPAAPAGPPADPWGGTQAPAAGEGPAPDPWGGSDGGAPVSGPLASDPWAPAPAFSDPWGGSPAKPSTNGTAVAGGFDTEADEFSDFDRLRKALPASGSSTGELELLAGEVPARSPGAFDMSGVGGSLAEAVGSPPPAATPTPTPPTRKTPESFLGPNAALVDLDSLVSRPGPAAPGAKASNPFLPSGAPATGPSITNPFQPAPPATLTLNQLRISPVPPVAGAPPTYISPLGGGPGLPPMMPPGPPAPNTNPFLL is encoded by the exons ATGTCGACCTCGTCACTGCGGCGCCAGGTGAAGAACATCGTGCACAACTACTCGGAGGCCGAGATCAAGGTGCGGGAGGCCACGAGCAACGACCCCTGGGGCCCGTCCAGCTCGCTCATGTCCGAGATCGCCGACCTCACCTACAACGTGGTCGCCTTCTCCGAGATCATGAGCATGATCTGGAAGCGGCTCAACGACCACGGCAAGAACTGGCGGCACGTCTACAAG GCCATGACGCTGATGGAGTACCTCATCAAGACGGGCTCGGAGCGCGTGTCACAGCAGTGCAAGGAGAACATGTACGCCGTGCAGACCCTGAAGGACTTCCAGTACGTGGACCGCGATGGCAAGGACCAGGGCGTGAACGTGCGCGAGAAGGCCAGGCAGCTGGTGGCCCTGTTGCGCGACGAGGACCGGCTGCGGGAGGAGCGTGCCCACGCGCTCAAAACCAAGGAGAAGCTGGCGCAGACTGCCACGG CTTCCTCCGCAGCCGTGGGCTCCGGGCCCCCGCCCGAGGCGGAGCAGGCCTGGCCGCAGAGCAGCGGGGAGGaggagctgcagctgcagctggcGCTGGCCATGAGCAAGGAGGAGGCCGACCAG cccccgTCCTGCGGCCCCGAGGATGACGCCCAGCTCCAGCTGGCCCTTAGTTTGAGCCGCGAGGAGCACGATAAG GAGGAGCGGATCCGCCGTGGGGACGACCTGCGGCTGCAGATGGCCATAGAGGAGAGCAAGAGGGAGACCGCGGGCCAGGAGGAG TCATCCCTGATGGATCTTGCTGACGTCTTCACGGCCCCGGCTGCTGCTCCTGCCACTGATCCCTGGGGGGCCCCTGTGTCCATGGCTGCTGCCCTCCCCACGGCTGCCCCTGCTTCGGACCCTTGGGGGGGACCTCCTGTCCCTCAGGCTGCTGATCCTTGGGGGGGTCCAGCCCCTACCCCGGCCTCTGGGGACCCCTGGAGGCCTGCTGCCCCTGCAGGGCCCCCAGCTGACCCTTGGGggggaacccaggcccctgcggCCGGAGAAGGACCAGCACCCGACCCGTGGGGGGGCTCCGATG gtGGGGCCCCAGTTAGCGGACCCCTGGCCTCTGACCCCTGGGCCCCAGCTCCGGCCTTCTCAGACCCCTGGGGGGGATCCCCTGCCAAGCCCAGCACCAATGGCACTGCAG TGGCTGGGGGTTTTGACACGGAGGCTGACGAGTTCTCTGACTTCGACCGCCTGCGCAAGGCCCTGCCGGCCTCTGGGAGCAGCACAG GGGAGCTGGAGCTGCTCGCTGGAGAGGTGCCCGCCCGCAGCCCTGGCGCCTTCGACATGAGCGGGGTCGGGGGCTCTCTGGCTGAGGCTGTGGGGAGCCCCCCGCCCGCGGCCACCCCGACCCCCACGCCGCCCACGCGCAAGACACCCGAGTCTTTTCTGGGCCCCAACGCCGCGCTGGTGGACCTGGACTCGCTGGTGAGCCGGCCGGGCCCCGCGGCGCCCGGGGCCAAGGCTTCTAACCCTTTCTTGCCAAGTG GAGCCCCGGCCACTGGcccttccatcaccaacccctTCCAGCCTGCGCCCCCCGCGACGCTCACCCTGAACCAGCTGCGGATCAGCCCTGTGCCCCCGGTCGCAGGAGCGCCGCCCACGTACATCTCTCCTCTCGGCGGGGGCCCTGGCCTGCCCCCCATGATGCCCCCGGGACCCCCGGCCCCCAACACTAACCCCTTCCTCCTATAA